In Calditrichota bacterium, the following are encoded in one genomic region:
- the fliO gene encoding flagellar biosynthetic protein FliO: MPVDSLASGWSSGVSFWQFAKVLLLLSVVLALLWGTVALLKRASGGRGSGASGMSILGGLPLGPRRSLLALKVGSRVLIIGVTDHHISRLAEIDDPEAAAAFEASGSTPGGSFANLLERLRSRGGGKGA; this comes from the coding sequence ATGCCGGTTGACAGCCTTGCCTCCGGCTGGTCGTCGGGGGTGTCGTTTTGGCAGTTTGCGAAGGTGCTGCTGCTTCTATCTGTCGTTCTGGCGCTCCTGTGGGGGACTGTCGCGCTACTTAAGCGGGCCTCGGGCGGCCGGGGCTCCGGGGCATCGGGGATGAGCATACTGGGCGGACTCCCGCTTGGCCCCAGGCGTTCGCTATTGGCTTTGAAGGTTGGCTCACGGGTGTTGATCATCGGTGTAACCGATCATCACATCAGCCGCCTTGCCGAGATCGACGACCCGGAAGCCGCTGCGGCGTTCGAGGCATCGGGCAGCACCCCCGGAGGGTCCTTCGCCAACTTGCTTGAGCGACTGCGCAGCAGGGGAGGCGGAAAGGGTGCTTAG
- the fliP gene encoding flagellar type III secretion system pore protein FliP (The bacterial flagellar biogenesis protein FliP forms a type III secretion system (T3SS)-type pore required for flagellar assembly.): MILLLLPGFLGAQTALPKVTIGIDQAGSPGDVAVTIQILVLLTILTLAPSILVLMTSFTRIVVVLHFLRQAIGVTQIPPNPVVIGLALFLTLFVMQPAVRTIYDTAWTPYQEKQISAADAFARSQVPLKDFMLRQTRPKDLALFVRLADREQIESPEALPLTIIVPGFVISELRTAFQIGFLIYLPFLVIDMVVASVLMSMGMMMLPPAMIALPFKVLLFVLADGWYLVVESIVQGFK, from the coding sequence ATAATACTCTTGCTGCTGCCCGGATTCTTAGGCGCACAGACGGCACTGCCAAAAGTGACGATCGGGATCGATCAAGCCGGATCGCCGGGCGACGTCGCGGTAACGATTCAGATCCTCGTCCTGCTTACGATCCTGACGCTGGCGCCGTCGATACTGGTCTTGATGACCTCGTTCACCCGCATTGTGGTAGTCCTTCACTTTCTACGCCAGGCAATCGGGGTGACGCAGATTCCACCCAACCCGGTGGTGATCGGGCTGGCGCTCTTCCTGACCCTGTTTGTGATGCAGCCGGCCGTCCGGACGATCTACGACACCGCCTGGACGCCCTATCAGGAGAAGCAGATTTCGGCTGCAGATGCGTTCGCACGGTCGCAGGTGCCGCTCAAGGACTTCATGCTGCGTCAGACCCGCCCGAAAGACCTGGCGCTGTTCGTCCGCCTTGCCGATCGCGAGCAGATCGAGTCGCCGGAGGCTCTGCCGCTCACGATCATCGTCCCCGGCTTCGTCATCAGCGAACTTCGGACCGCGTTCCAAATCGGCTTCCTGATCTATTTGCCCTTTCTGGTGATCGATATGGTGGTGGCGTCGGTGTTGATGTCTATGGGGATGATGATGCTGCCGCCGGCGATGATCGCGCTGCCGTTCAAGGTGCTCCTTTTCGTTCTGGCCGACGGGTGGTATCTGGTGGTGGAATCGATCGTGCAGGGATTTAAGTAA
- the fliQ gene encoding flagellar biosynthesis protein FliQ, giving the protein MTPEFAAHVCKEAIYTTLLVAAPMLIAGLIVGVAISLFQAVTQVHELTLTFIPKILAVVGVMLVVMPWMIRVLLGFTRQVFTYATGGVI; this is encoded by the coding sequence ATGACTCCCGAATTTGCCGCTCACGTCTGCAAGGAAGCGATCTACACGACGCTGCTCGTCGCCGCGCCGATGCTGATCGCCGGGTTGATAGTCGGCGTAGCGATAAGCCTCTTTCAAGCCGTCACCCAGGTGCATGAGTTGACGCTCACCTTCATCCCCAAAATCCTCGCCGTGGTCGGGGTGATGCTGGTGGTGATGCCGTGGATGATTCGGGTGCTGTTGGGATTCACCCGCCAGGTCTTTACCTATGCGACGGGAGGAGTCATTTGA
- the fliR gene encoding flagellar biosynthetic protein FliR, which produces MAVPDWQLVEGYLLAFLRTGTAIALMPVLGYQAVPVQVKVGFAAVLALAIAPEAAMQVAAGPPGPLPMAAAALQEVAVGLMIGAATLLILAAAEMAGSLLGIQIGFGVLSTIDPLTNIETNVFGRLNYLLALAIFIALDAHHFLITALAESLRLIPLGSFAWTPQMPIYFARLAADAVDVAIRLAAPVLVVILLMEVGLAFVARAMPQMNVFIISIPLKIGVGLLAFVAGLPLFIYVLSKSIGHFERGILKLIGMAGGR; this is translated from the coding sequence GTGGCGGTGCCGGACTGGCAACTGGTGGAAGGATATCTGCTGGCGTTCCTGCGGACCGGCACGGCGATCGCGCTGATGCCGGTCTTAGGCTATCAAGCCGTGCCGGTGCAAGTGAAGGTTGGTTTTGCGGCGGTATTGGCGCTCGCGATTGCGCCCGAGGCAGCGATGCAGGTTGCAGCCGGCCCGCCGGGACCTCTACCTATGGCTGCAGCGGCTCTGCAGGAGGTCGCGGTTGGCCTGATGATCGGCGCTGCGACACTGCTCATCCTGGCGGCAGCAGAAATGGCCGGCTCGCTGTTAGGCATCCAGATCGGCTTCGGCGTCCTCTCAACCATCGACCCCCTTACCAACATCGAGACCAACGTCTTCGGACGGCTCAACTACCTCCTGGCGCTCGCCATCTTCATCGCTCTCGATGCGCATCACTTTCTGATAACGGCGCTGGCCGAATCACTGCGCCTGATACCGCTCGGTTCGTTCGCCTGGACGCCTCAGATGCCGATCTATTTTGCCCGGCTTGCCGCCGATGCGGTCGATGTGGCGATCCGGCTGGCGGCGCCGGTGTTGGTGGTGATTCTGTTAATGGAAGTGGGCCTCGCCTTCGTAGCGCGGGCGATGCCGCAAATGAACGTCTTCATCATCTCGATACCGCTCAAGATCGGCGTCGGACTGCTCGCTTTTGTTGCCGGTCTGCCGCTCTTCATCTATGTCCTGTCGAAGTCGATCGGGCATTTTGAGCGCGGCATCTTGAAGTTGATCGGAATGGCAGGGGGGCGTTAG